A genomic stretch from Neodiprion fabricii isolate iyNeoFabr1 chromosome 3, iyNeoFabr1.1, whole genome shotgun sequence includes:
- the LOC124178415 gene encoding high affinity cAMP-specific and IBMX-insensitive 3',5'-cyclic phosphodiesterase 8-like isoform X6 has product MTLQAEEKRDSMKGPQDLKSNLLTSWSPSSTKIMLVFGRDDHQSEVLGSAAKKLGWSVTYSRSTDTALETFHSRGHDIVVIDHRGSRGIDSDSLCRSIRASGVNPNTVIVALVRKSFLINADQDQIMTIGLMGIGFNRTLLECSQENLLANELVNIHASELQPRLHLAAFHALYVAVDRCRDMVHVTNDRHVVQFANKASERFLGYKPEELLGNKIMDIVSSDNFVLMDQHLRRGREWEGNMNCKRKSSKTITINCRIVPFSASGRTPTHYIYVHDTTYLLENMAIGPGNTGTQQMPRGSVHSLRRGSFDVKSTGSESKAPDLQTRFSYQHVPIENQCQCENARTHRRSSFTKIHNLPLEAPITRVIGILSTALNDMSTTSPELALQMYKAIELLKGTELYTPQLREDTRGYDPVTEDLVGALLASPVYARDSRRSSNDSVSRIPTSKTLTNASAHRMSLKGYRPPQEIHDMMEKSLDWDFDIFKLEVLSCGRPLVYLGMNLIGLYEGPATLGCDEKTFFNWLTLVEMHYHADNSYHNSSHAADVLQATAKFMRSERLKMIFDPLDEVTALIAAAAHDIDHPGRSSQFLCNANNKLAILYNDLAVLESHHAALTFKLTLADDRANIFKGLDRESYKVARQNVIDMILATEMTRHFEHLAKFVNVCSNRMAGDSQSEPVSEVIDMTVLLQPENITLVKRMMIKCADVSNPTRPLKACIEWARRIAEEYFRQTDEEKQNGMPVVMPMFDRLTCSIPKSQIGFVDFIINDMVEAWDTFVDMPELISHMRLNYDKWKEYQEQGISTLQDIEKLQTSPELQIPRRTT; this is encoded by the exons ATGACGCTGCAGGCCGAGGAAAAAAGAGACAGTATG AAGGGACCTCAAGATTTGAAGTCGAATCTACTGACATCATGGAGCCCCAGCTCGAccaag ATAATGTTGGTCTTCGGGCGGGACGATCACCAATCAGAAGTATTGGGATCGGCAGCGAAGAAACTAGGGTGGTCGGTGACTTACTCAAGGAGCACAGACACGGCCCTCGAGACCTTCCACAGCCGCGGGCATGACATTGTCGTGATAGATCACCGGGGATCTCGAGGAATAGATTCCGATTCTCTCTGCAG ATCGATCAGGGCTTCGGGCGTCAATCCAAACACAGTGATCGTCGCTCTCGTTCGAAAGTC GTTCCTCATCAACGCGGATCAGGACCAGATCATGACGATCGGACTGATGGGTATCGGCTTCAACAGA ACGCTCCTCGAGTGCTCCCAGGAAAATCTTCTGGCCAACGAACTCGTCAATATCCACGCAAGCGAACTCCAGCCCAGGTTGCACCTCGCCGCTTTTCACGCGCTTTACGTAGCCGTCGACAGGTGCAGAGACATGGTCCACGTAACCAACGACCGCCACGTTGTCCAG tttGCAAACAAGGCCAGCGAACGTTTTCTCGGTTACAAACCGGAAGAGCTTCTGGGCAACAAAATAATGGACATCGTGTCCTCCGACAACTTTGTCTTAATGGATCAGCACCTTCGGCGAGGCAGAGAATGGGAGGGTAACATGAACTGCAAGAGAAAATCGTCGAAGACGATCACCATCAACTGCCGGATAGTCCCTTTTTCCGCCTCGGGCAG GACACCGACCCACTACATTTACGTCCACGACACCACCTACCTCCTCGAAAATATGGCAATTGGTCCGGGCAACACTGGGACGCAGCAAATGCCCAGAGGAAGCGTTCACTCGCTAAGAAGAGGATCGTTCGACGTCAAGTCGACGGGGAGTGAGAGTAAGGCGCCCGATCTCCAAACCCGATTCAGTTACCAGCATGTCCCGATCGAAAATCAGTGCCAATGCGAAAATGCACGCA CCCACAGGCGATCCAGTTTTacgaaaattcacaatttaccACTGGAAGCACCGATCACTCGTGTCATCGGTATACTCTCAACCGCACTAAACGACATGTCGACGACGAGTCCGGAACTCGCGCTGCAGATGTACAAG GCGATCGAGCTGCTTAAGGGCACGGAATTGTACACGCCACAGCTAAGGGAGGATACCAGAGGATACGATCCGGTCACCGAAGACCTCGTCGGCGCTCTTTTAGCG TCTCCGGTCTACGCGAGGGACTCGAGAAGGTCGTCAAACGACTCCGTGAGTCGGATACCAACGAGCAAGACACTGACCAATGCCTCTGCTCATCGCATGTCTCTCAAGGGTTACAGGCCACCCCAAGAAATTCACGACATGATGGAGAAGAGTCTCGACTGGGACTTCGACATATTCAAACTAGAGGTTCTTTCCTGCGGAAG ACCGCTCGTTTACTTGGGGATGAATCTTATCGGACTCTACGAAGGCCCTGCGACACTGGGCTGCGAcgaaaaaacgtttttcaacTGGCTCACCCTCGTCGAGATGCATTACCACGCAGACAACAGTTACCACAATTCGTCGCACGCTGCTGACGTCCTTCAGGCAACCGCCAAGTTCATGCGATCCGAGAGACTCAAGATGATATTCGACCCGCTCGACGAAGTCACGGCTCTGATAGCCGCCGCGGCTCACGACATAGATCATCCGGGAAGATCGAG CCAATTTCTCTGCAACGCTAACAACAAACTTGCAATTTTGTACAACGACTTGGCGGTTCTTGAGTCGCACCACGCTGCCCTTACTTTCAAGCTCACGTTGGCCGACGACAGGGCGAATATTTTTAAG GGCTTGGACAGAGAGTCGTACAAAGTGGCAAGGCAGAACGTTATTGATATGATTCTCGCTACCGAGATGACAAGGCACTTCGAACACCTCGCGAAATTCGTCAACGTCTGCAGCAATCGAATGGCAGGTGACTCACAGTCCGAG CCTGTTTCCGAGGTTATCGACATGACCGTACTCCTTCAACCAGAGAACATTACCCTGGTTAAAAGAATGATGATAAAATGCGCGGATGTATCCAACCCGACTAGACCGTTGAAGGCTTGCATTGAGTGGGCGAGGCGAATCGCTGAGGAATATTTTCGGCAG ACGGACGAAGAGAAGCAAAACGGGATGCCGGTCGTGATGCCGATGTTTGACAGACTGACGTGTTCCATACCCAAGTCGCAAATTGGATTCGTCGACTTTATAATCAATGACATGGTCGAGGCTTGGGACA CATTCGTTGACATGCCCGAATTAATTAGTCACATGAGACTGAACTACGATAAGTGGAAGGAATATCAG GAACAAGGAATATCGACGCTCcaagatattgaaaaactgCAGACATCGCCAGAACTGCAAATACCGCGACGAACTACGTAA
- the LOC124178415 gene encoding high affinity cAMP-specific and IBMX-insensitive 3',5'-cyclic phosphodiesterase 8-like isoform X5 yields the protein MPLANIVMTFYGEKGPQDLKSNLLTSWSPSSTKIMLVFGRDDHQSEVLGSAAKKLGWSVTYSRSTDTALETFHSRGHDIVVIDHRGSRGIDSDSLCRSIRASGVNPNTVIVALVRKSFLINADQDQIMTIGLMGIGFNRTLLECSQENLLANELVNIHASELQPRLHLAAFHALYVAVDRCRDMVHVTNDRHVVQFANKASERFLGYKPEELLGNKIMDIVSSDNFVLMDQHLRRGREWEGNMNCKRKSSKTITINCRIVPFSASGRTPTHYIYVHDTTYLLENMAIGPGNTGTQQMPRGSVHSLRRGSFDVKSTGSESKAPDLQTRFSYQHVPIENQCQCENARTHRRSSFTKIHNLPLEAPITRVIGILSTALNDMSTTSPELALQMYKAIELLKGTELYTPQLREDTRGYDPVTEDLVGALLASPVYARDSRRSSNDSVSRIPTSKTLTNASAHRMSLKGYRPPQEIHDMMEKSLDWDFDIFKLEVLSCGRPLVYLGMNLIGLYEGPATLGCDEKTFFNWLTLVEMHYHADNSYHNSSHAADVLQATAKFMRSERLKMIFDPLDEVTALIAAAAHDIDHPGRSSQFLCNANNKLAILYNDLAVLESHHAALTFKLTLADDRANIFKGLDRESYKVARQNVIDMILATEMTRHFEHLAKFVNVCSNRMAGDSQSEPVSEVIDMTVLLQPENITLVKRMMIKCADVSNPTRPLKACIEWARRIAEEYFRQTDEEKQNGMPVVMPMFDRLTCSIPKSQIGFVDFIINDMVEAWDTFVDMPELISHMRLNYDKWKEYQEQGISTLQDIEKLQTSPELQIPRRTT from the exons ATGCCTCTTGCAAATATCGTAATGACATTTTATGGAGAA AAGGGACCTCAAGATTTGAAGTCGAATCTACTGACATCATGGAGCCCCAGCTCGAccaag ATAATGTTGGTCTTCGGGCGGGACGATCACCAATCAGAAGTATTGGGATCGGCAGCGAAGAAACTAGGGTGGTCGGTGACTTACTCAAGGAGCACAGACACGGCCCTCGAGACCTTCCACAGCCGCGGGCATGACATTGTCGTGATAGATCACCGGGGATCTCGAGGAATAGATTCCGATTCTCTCTGCAG ATCGATCAGGGCTTCGGGCGTCAATCCAAACACAGTGATCGTCGCTCTCGTTCGAAAGTC GTTCCTCATCAACGCGGATCAGGACCAGATCATGACGATCGGACTGATGGGTATCGGCTTCAACAGA ACGCTCCTCGAGTGCTCCCAGGAAAATCTTCTGGCCAACGAACTCGTCAATATCCACGCAAGCGAACTCCAGCCCAGGTTGCACCTCGCCGCTTTTCACGCGCTTTACGTAGCCGTCGACAGGTGCAGAGACATGGTCCACGTAACCAACGACCGCCACGTTGTCCAG tttGCAAACAAGGCCAGCGAACGTTTTCTCGGTTACAAACCGGAAGAGCTTCTGGGCAACAAAATAATGGACATCGTGTCCTCCGACAACTTTGTCTTAATGGATCAGCACCTTCGGCGAGGCAGAGAATGGGAGGGTAACATGAACTGCAAGAGAAAATCGTCGAAGACGATCACCATCAACTGCCGGATAGTCCCTTTTTCCGCCTCGGGCAG GACACCGACCCACTACATTTACGTCCACGACACCACCTACCTCCTCGAAAATATGGCAATTGGTCCGGGCAACACTGGGACGCAGCAAATGCCCAGAGGAAGCGTTCACTCGCTAAGAAGAGGATCGTTCGACGTCAAGTCGACGGGGAGTGAGAGTAAGGCGCCCGATCTCCAAACCCGATTCAGTTACCAGCATGTCCCGATCGAAAATCAGTGCCAATGCGAAAATGCACGCA CCCACAGGCGATCCAGTTTTacgaaaattcacaatttaccACTGGAAGCACCGATCACTCGTGTCATCGGTATACTCTCAACCGCACTAAACGACATGTCGACGACGAGTCCGGAACTCGCGCTGCAGATGTACAAG GCGATCGAGCTGCTTAAGGGCACGGAATTGTACACGCCACAGCTAAGGGAGGATACCAGAGGATACGATCCGGTCACCGAAGACCTCGTCGGCGCTCTTTTAGCG TCTCCGGTCTACGCGAGGGACTCGAGAAGGTCGTCAAACGACTCCGTGAGTCGGATACCAACGAGCAAGACACTGACCAATGCCTCTGCTCATCGCATGTCTCTCAAGGGTTACAGGCCACCCCAAGAAATTCACGACATGATGGAGAAGAGTCTCGACTGGGACTTCGACATATTCAAACTAGAGGTTCTTTCCTGCGGAAG ACCGCTCGTTTACTTGGGGATGAATCTTATCGGACTCTACGAAGGCCCTGCGACACTGGGCTGCGAcgaaaaaacgtttttcaacTGGCTCACCCTCGTCGAGATGCATTACCACGCAGACAACAGTTACCACAATTCGTCGCACGCTGCTGACGTCCTTCAGGCAACCGCCAAGTTCATGCGATCCGAGAGACTCAAGATGATATTCGACCCGCTCGACGAAGTCACGGCTCTGATAGCCGCCGCGGCTCACGACATAGATCATCCGGGAAGATCGAG CCAATTTCTCTGCAACGCTAACAACAAACTTGCAATTTTGTACAACGACTTGGCGGTTCTTGAGTCGCACCACGCTGCCCTTACTTTCAAGCTCACGTTGGCCGACGACAGGGCGAATATTTTTAAG GGCTTGGACAGAGAGTCGTACAAAGTGGCAAGGCAGAACGTTATTGATATGATTCTCGCTACCGAGATGACAAGGCACTTCGAACACCTCGCGAAATTCGTCAACGTCTGCAGCAATCGAATGGCAGGTGACTCACAGTCCGAG CCTGTTTCCGAGGTTATCGACATGACCGTACTCCTTCAACCAGAGAACATTACCCTGGTTAAAAGAATGATGATAAAATGCGCGGATGTATCCAACCCGACTAGACCGTTGAAGGCTTGCATTGAGTGGGCGAGGCGAATCGCTGAGGAATATTTTCGGCAG ACGGACGAAGAGAAGCAAAACGGGATGCCGGTCGTGATGCCGATGTTTGACAGACTGACGTGTTCCATACCCAAGTCGCAAATTGGATTCGTCGACTTTATAATCAATGACATGGTCGAGGCTTGGGACA CATTCGTTGACATGCCCGAATTAATTAGTCACATGAGACTGAACTACGATAAGTGGAAGGAATATCAG GAACAAGGAATATCGACGCTCcaagatattgaaaaactgCAGACATCGCCAGAACTGCAAATACCGCGACGAACTACGTAA